The following are encoded in a window of Aromatoleum petrolei genomic DNA:
- the rph gene encoding ribonuclease PH yields the protein MRPSHRHPDELRIVRITRNFTCHAEGSVLVEFGATRVLCTASVEENVPPFLRGKGQGWVTAEYGMLPRSTHTRSAREAAKGKQSGRTQEIQRLIGRSLRAVTDLAALGERQIIVDCDVLQADGGTRTAAITGACVAVHDAIAKLIASGKLKTNPMRDFVAAVSVGIHQGVPVLDLDYAEDSDCDTDMNVVMTGAGGFVEVQGTAEGTPFTRKELDALLALAEGGIRQLFAVQRAAIAEQ from the coding sequence ATGCGCCCCAGTCACCGCCACCCCGACGAACTGCGTATCGTCCGCATCACCCGCAACTTCACCTGCCACGCCGAGGGATCGGTGCTGGTCGAGTTCGGCGCCACGCGCGTGCTGTGCACGGCGAGCGTCGAGGAGAACGTGCCGCCCTTCCTGCGCGGCAAGGGCCAGGGCTGGGTGACCGCCGAGTACGGCATGCTGCCGCGCTCGACCCACACCCGCAGCGCGCGCGAAGCGGCCAAGGGCAAGCAGAGCGGGCGCACACAGGAGATCCAGCGCCTGATCGGGCGCAGCCTGCGCGCGGTGACCGATCTCGCCGCGCTGGGCGAGCGCCAGATCATCGTCGACTGCGACGTGCTCCAGGCCGACGGCGGCACGCGCACCGCCGCGATCACCGGCGCCTGCGTCGCCGTGCATGACGCGATCGCGAAGCTGATCGCGTCCGGCAAGCTCAAGACGAACCCGATGCGCGACTTCGTCGCCGCGGTGTCGGTGGGCATCCACCAGGGCGTGCCGGTGCTGGACCTCGACTATGCGGAGGATTCGGACTGCGACACCGACATGAACGTGGTGATGACCGGCGCCGGCGGCTTCGTCGAGGTGCAGGGCACGGCCGAGGGCACGCCCTTCACGCGCAAGGAACTCGACGCCCTGCTGGCACTCGCAGAAGGAGGCATTCGCCAGCTGTTCGCCGTGCAGCGCGCGGCCATTGCGGAGCAGTGA
- the rdgB gene encoding RdgB/HAM1 family non-canonical purine NTP pyrophosphatase, producing MSKRLVLASNNAKKATEMAALLAPLGIEVVPQSAFDIPEAEEPHNTFVENALAKARHAAKMSGLPAIADDSGLCVMALGGAPGVQSARYAGEPKSDARNNALLTERLAGVSDRRAFFYSVVVLVRHAEDPRPLIADGEWHGAILDAPRGEAGFGYDPLFYVPQLGQTAAELDAKLKNTLSHRGAAMRHLLSRLETDPL from the coding sequence ATGAGCAAACGACTGGTACTCGCAAGCAACAACGCCAAGAAGGCCACCGAGATGGCGGCCCTCCTCGCCCCCCTCGGCATCGAGGTGGTGCCGCAGTCGGCCTTCGACATCCCCGAGGCGGAAGAGCCGCACAATACCTTCGTCGAGAATGCGCTTGCGAAGGCGCGTCATGCTGCGAAGATGAGCGGCCTGCCGGCGATCGCAGACGACTCGGGACTGTGCGTGATGGCGCTGGGGGGCGCGCCGGGCGTGCAGTCCGCGCGCTACGCCGGCGAGCCGAAGTCCGACGCGCGCAACAACGCGCTGCTGACCGAGCGCCTCGCAGGTGTTTCCGACCGGCGCGCATTCTTCTACTCGGTGGTGGTGCTGGTGCGCCATGCCGAGGATCCGCGCCCCCTGATCGCCGACGGCGAGTGGCACGGCGCGATCCTCGACGCGCCGCGCGGCGAGGCCGGCTTCGGCTACGACCCGCTGTTCTACGTGCCGCAGCTGGGCCAGACCGCGGCCGAACTCGACGCGAAGCTGAAGAACACCCTGAGCCACCGTGGCGCGGCGATGCGCCACCTGCTGTCGAGGCTGGAAACCGACCCGCTGTGA
- the hemW gene encoding radical SAM family heme chaperone HemW gives MTERRIIPLAVAPAADPAPGELPERAQLTSPPPLALYVHYPWCVKKCPYCDFNSHAQRGGEIPESAYIDALLADLETALPQVWGRRVHSIFFGGGTPSLMSAQGLDRLLTGIRMLLPLDPLAEVTLEANPGTVEAGRFRDYRAAGVNRLSLGIQSFDDRQLAQLGRIHGGDEARRAIDTALAHFERVNLDLMYALPRQALAEALADLDTALAFGVTHLSCYHLTLEPNTPFAHEPPPLPDDDLSADMQEAIEERLAGAGFRHYETSAFAKPGQECRHNLNYWTFGDYLGIGAGAHGKLSSHAGIVREMRHKHPTRYLEGAQRREFVQERREVGVAELPFEFMMNALRLTGGFPRRLFAERTGLPFTAVEAELIEARRRGLLEVDGDEIRPTEQGRRFLNDLLTLFLRD, from the coding sequence GTGACTGAGCGCCGCATCATCCCGCTCGCGGTCGCGCCGGCCGCAGACCCGGCGCCCGGCGAACTGCCGGAGCGCGCGCAACTGACGTCGCCGCCGCCGCTCGCGCTGTACGTGCATTACCCGTGGTGCGTGAAGAAGTGCCCGTACTGCGACTTCAACTCCCACGCGCAGCGCGGCGGCGAGATCCCCGAGTCGGCCTACATCGACGCGCTGCTCGCCGACCTGGAAACGGCCCTGCCGCAGGTGTGGGGGCGGCGCGTGCATTCGATCTTCTTCGGCGGCGGCACCCCGAGCCTGATGTCCGCGCAGGGGCTGGACCGGCTGCTGACCGGCATCCGCATGCTGCTGCCGCTCGACCCGCTGGCCGAGGTGACACTGGAGGCGAACCCCGGCACGGTCGAGGCAGGCCGCTTCCGCGACTATCGCGCGGCGGGCGTGAACCGCCTGTCGCTGGGCATCCAGAGCTTCGACGACCGCCAGCTCGCGCAGTTGGGTCGCATCCACGGTGGCGACGAGGCACGCCGGGCGATCGACACGGCGCTCGCGCATTTCGAGCGGGTGAACCTCGACCTGATGTACGCGCTGCCCCGGCAGGCGCTCGCCGAGGCACTCGCCGACCTCGACACCGCGCTCGCCTTCGGCGTCACGCACCTTTCGTGCTACCACCTGACGCTGGAGCCCAACACGCCCTTCGCGCACGAACCGCCGCCGCTGCCCGACGACGACCTGTCTGCGGACATGCAGGAGGCGATCGAGGAGCGGCTCGCCGGCGCGGGTTTCCGCCATTACGAAACCTCGGCGTTCGCCAAGCCGGGCCAGGAATGCCGGCACAACCTCAACTACTGGACCTTCGGCGACTACCTCGGCATCGGCGCCGGCGCGCACGGCAAGCTCTCCAGCCACGCAGGCATCGTGCGCGAAATGCGCCACAAACACCCGACGCGCTACCTCGAGGGCGCACAGCGGCGCGAATTCGTGCAGGAACGCCGCGAGGTCGGCGTCGCGGAGCTGCCCTTCGAGTTCATGATGAACGCGCTGCGGCTCACCGGCGGCTTCCCGCGCCGGCTGTTCGCGGAGCGCACGGGCCTGCCCTTCACGGCGGTGGAGGCGGAGCTGATCGAGGCGCGGCGACGCGGGCTGCTCGAGGTCGACGGCGACGAAATCCGCCCCACCGAACAGGGGCGGCGCTTCCTCAATGATCTGCTGACGCTGTTCCTGCGGGACTGA
- the sppA gene encoding signal peptide peptidase SppA, producing the protein MFGFLGRLFAWIWRALDLLRRVVVTLAFLLAFALVIAFALHPGPSVPDGAALVLRPAGTLVERVRVDDPLGIIRSGGAPVAQTSLPDLLEAVRAAREDDRIKALVIETDQLGQGGLSKLAELREAVIAFKSGGKPVYARGERFTQGQYFLASIADEVHLAPDGFLLLPGLARNVSYFKGALDALGVKVHVFRVGEYKSFSEPFTRTDMSDEDRQSSRELLDTLWAGMRERVAGSRKLAPEALDRYVEDYAGLLQATGGDAARAAREAGLVDALSQRDEWHQLLKARVGESADGKDYRRIDADDYLAAVRAARSHEDARVAVLVAQGSIVDGAADEDSVGGDSLAAQIRAAREDERVKAVVLRIDSPGGSAWASEVIRRELELTRREGKPVVASMSSVAASGGYWVAAGADEIWARPETLTGSIGVFAMFPELTEPLARLGVTTDRVATGPLAGTLDPRRPLEPALAQAMQLGVEHSYRRFLEIVATARRKDIAEIDAVARGRVWTGEAALRLGLVDTLGGIEDAVVAAAKRAQLERYETVWPTGEINLRHLLLRRLMSVLGPVGITSEAPLGRLLGGLQAQVADLLRWNDPQHLYGHCLCDAP; encoded by the coding sequence ATGTTTGGGTTTCTGGGCAGGCTGTTCGCATGGATCTGGCGTGCGCTCGACCTGCTGCGACGCGTCGTCGTCACGCTCGCGTTCCTGCTGGCGTTCGCCCTGGTCATCGCGTTCGCGCTGCATCCGGGGCCGTCCGTGCCCGACGGCGCGGCGCTGGTGCTGCGGCCGGCGGGAACCCTGGTCGAGCGCGTGCGCGTCGATGATCCGCTGGGCATCATCCGCTCGGGCGGCGCCCCGGTCGCCCAGACTTCGCTGCCCGACCTGCTCGAGGCGGTGCGCGCCGCGCGCGAGGACGATCGCATCAAGGCGCTGGTCATCGAGACCGATCAGCTCGGCCAGGGCGGACTGTCCAAGCTCGCCGAACTGCGCGAGGCGGTCATCGCCTTCAAGAGCGGCGGCAAGCCGGTCTATGCGCGCGGCGAGCGCTTCACGCAGGGGCAGTACTTCCTCGCCAGCATCGCCGACGAGGTCCATCTCGCGCCCGACGGCTTCCTGCTGCTGCCCGGGCTCGCCCGCAACGTCAGCTATTTCAAGGGCGCGCTCGATGCGCTGGGCGTGAAGGTGCATGTGTTCCGCGTCGGCGAGTACAAGTCCTTCAGCGAGCCCTTCACGCGCACCGACATGTCCGACGAAGACCGTCAATCCTCGCGCGAGCTGCTCGACACGCTGTGGGCGGGCATGCGCGAGCGTGTCGCCGGCAGCCGCAAGCTCGCCCCGGAAGCGCTCGACCGCTATGTCGAGGACTACGCCGGGCTGCTGCAGGCCACCGGCGGCGACGCCGCCCGTGCCGCGCGCGAGGCCGGCCTCGTCGATGCGCTGAGCCAGCGCGACGAATGGCACCAGCTGCTGAAGGCGCGCGTCGGCGAGAGTGCCGACGGCAAGGACTATCGGCGCATCGACGCCGACGACTACCTTGCCGCGGTGCGCGCCGCGCGTTCGCACGAGGACGCGCGCGTTGCGGTGCTCGTCGCCCAGGGTTCCATCGTCGATGGCGCCGCGGACGAGGATTCCGTCGGCGGTGACAGCCTCGCGGCGCAGATCCGCGCCGCACGCGAGGACGAGCGCGTGAAGGCGGTGGTGTTGCGCATTGACAGCCCCGGCGGCAGCGCCTGGGCATCGGAGGTGATCCGCCGCGAGCTGGAGCTCACGCGCCGCGAGGGCAAGCCGGTCGTCGCGTCGATGAGCTCGGTCGCCGCATCGGGCGGCTACTGGGTCGCCGCCGGTGCCGACGAGATCTGGGCGCGGCCGGAGACGCTGACCGGTTCGATCGGCGTGTTCGCGATGTTCCCCGAATTGACCGAACCGCTGGCCCGGCTCGGCGTCACCACCGATCGTGTCGCCACGGGACCGCTCGCCGGCACGCTGGACCCGCGCCGCCCGCTCGAACCCGCGCTGGCGCAGGCGATGCAGTTGGGCGTCGAACACAGCTACCGGCGCTTCCTCGAGATCGTCGCCACGGCACGCCGGAAGGACATTGCCGAGATCGATGCCGTCGCCCGCGGCCGCGTGTGGACCGGCGAGGCCGCGTTGCGCCTGGGTCTCGTCGACACGCTCGGCGGCATCGAGGATGCGGTCGTCGCCGCGGCGAAGCGCGCGCAGCTCGAGCGCTACGAAACGGTATGGCCGACCGGCGAGATCAACCTGCGCCACCTGCTGCTGCGCCGCCTGATGTCGGTGCTCGGCCCCGTCGGGATCACCTCGGAAGCGCCGCTCGGGCGGCTCCTCGGCGGCCTGCAGGCCCAGGTCGCCGACCTGCTGCGCTGGAACGACCCGCAGCACCTGTACGGCCACTGCCTGTGCGACGCGCCTTGA
- the trmB gene encoding tRNA (guanosine(46)-N7)-methyltransferase TrmB, with protein sequence MTATTPDQPDTGSPDTTSPAATASAEPEHTLPGEAEARFSSRSIRSFVLRQGRMSVAQQRHMEETFPKVSIPYRVAALDLDAAFGRQAPKIVEIGFGMGETTAKIAAALPDKDFLGIEVHGPGVGSLCKLIADDGLANLRIMQHDAVEVLRDMIPEGALAGVHVFFPDPWHKKRHHKRRIIQPDFVALIASRLAPGGYLHCATDWEEYAQWMMEILSAEPALENTADGFAPRPDYRPLTKFENRGLKLGHGVWDLVFRKRG encoded by the coding sequence ATGACCGCAACGACTCCCGATCAGCCGGACACCGGCTCTCCCGACACCACCTCGCCCGCTGCCACAGCGTCCGCCGAACCCGAGCACACGTTGCCGGGCGAGGCCGAGGCGCGCTTTTCCAGCCGCTCGATCCGCAGCTTCGTGCTGCGCCAGGGGCGCATGTCGGTCGCGCAGCAGCGCCACATGGAGGAGACCTTCCCCAAGGTGTCGATTCCCTACCGCGTCGCTGCGCTCGACCTCGACGCCGCTTTCGGCCGCCAGGCGCCCAAGATCGTCGAGATCGGCTTCGGCATGGGCGAGACCACCGCGAAGATCGCCGCGGCGCTGCCCGACAAGGACTTCCTCGGCATCGAGGTGCACGGCCCCGGTGTCGGCAGCCTGTGCAAGCTGATCGCCGACGACGGCCTCGCCAACCTGCGCATCATGCAGCACGACGCCGTCGAGGTCCTGCGCGACATGATCCCGGAAGGCGCCCTCGCCGGCGTGCATGTCTTCTTCCCCGATCCCTGGCACAAGAAACGCCACCACAAGCGGCGCATCATCCAGCCGGACTTCGTCGCGCTGATCGCCTCGCGCCTCGCCCCGGGCGGCTATCTGCACTGTGCGACGGACTGGGAGGAATACGCGCAGTGGATGATGGAGATCCTCTCCGCCGAACCTGCGCTGGAGAACACCGCCGACGGCTTCGCGCCGCGTCCGGACTACCGGCCGCTGACCAAGTTCGAGAACCGCGGCCTGAAACTCGGCCACGGCGTGTGGGATCTGGTGTTCCGCAAGCGCGGCTGA
- a CDS encoding thiazole synthase, with product MNDSLVIAGKSYGSRLLVGTGKYKDFAETREAIDASGAEIVTVAIRRTNIGQNAGEPNLLDVLPPEKFTILPNTAGCYTADDAVRTLRLARELLDGHPLCKLEVLGDPKTLFPNMPETLKAAEILVKDGFDVMVYCADDPIQAQMLEDMGCAAVMPLASLIGSGMGILNPWNLRLIIDQAKVPVLVDAGVGTASDAAIAMELGCDGVLMNTAIAHASKPVLMASAMKKAVEAGREAFLAGRMPRKFYSADPSSPTAGLIGS from the coding sequence ATGAACGATTCCCTGGTCATCGCCGGCAAGTCCTACGGCTCCCGCCTCCTCGTCGGCACCGGCAAATACAAGGACTTCGCCGAGACGCGCGAGGCGATCGACGCGAGCGGCGCCGAGATCGTCACCGTCGCGATCCGCCGCACCAACATCGGCCAGAACGCGGGCGAACCCAACCTGCTCGACGTGCTGCCGCCGGAAAAATTTACGATTCTGCCCAACACCGCCGGCTGCTACACGGCGGACGACGCGGTGCGCACGCTGCGTCTCGCGCGCGAACTACTCGACGGCCATCCGCTGTGCAAGCTCGAAGTGCTGGGCGACCCGAAGACGCTGTTCCCGAACATGCCGGAAACGCTGAAGGCCGCCGAGATCCTCGTGAAGGATGGCTTCGACGTGATGGTGTACTGCGCCGACGACCCGATCCAGGCGCAGATGCTGGAGGACATGGGCTGCGCCGCAGTGATGCCGCTCGCCTCGCTGATCGGCTCCGGCATGGGCATCCTCAATCCGTGGAACCTGCGCCTCATCATCGACCAGGCCAAGGTGCCGGTGCTCGTCGATGCCGGCGTCGGCACCGCCTCGGACGCCGCGATCGCGATGGAACTCGGTTGCGACGGCGTGCTCATGAACACCGCCATCGCGCACGCGAGCAAGCCCGTGCTGATGGCCAGCGCGATGAAGAAGGCGGTCGAGGCCGGGCGCGAAGCCTTCCTCGCCGGGCGCATGCCGCGCAAGTTCTATTCCGCCGATCCGAGTTCGCCGACCGCCGGACTTATCGGTTCGTAG
- the thiS gene encoding sulfur carrier protein ThiS, with the protein MIQLIINGQTERLERPTTVLGLLEARQLAGKRLAVERNGEIVPKGRHAETLLADGDRLEIVVAVGGG; encoded by the coding sequence ATGATCCAGCTCATCATCAACGGCCAGACCGAGCGTCTGGAGCGGCCCACCACGGTGCTCGGGCTGCTCGAGGCGCGTCAGCTTGCTGGCAAGCGCCTCGCGGTCGAGCGCAACGGCGAGATCGTCCCCAAGGGGCGGCACGCCGAGACCCTGCTCGCGGACGGCGACCGTCTGGAAATAGTCGTCGCCGTCGGCGGCGGCTGA
- a CDS encoding superoxide dismutase family protein has translation MNARSLLPTLSATLLIAACSNLGLGGPITAEAPLAPTKGNAAAGTVKFTEVDGGVLIDASVTGLSPGKHGFHIHEKGDCSAPDGTSAGGHFNPSGKPHGDPAKGERHLGDMPMLVADANGNAKLGTILEGLTISGKGNIVGLGVIVHAAPDDFKTQPTGNSGARVACGVIARPK, from the coding sequence ATGAATGCCCGCTCCCTCCTCCCGACATTGTCCGCAACCCTGCTCATCGCCGCCTGCAGCAACCTCGGCCTCGGCGGACCGATCACCGCCGAAGCGCCCCTTGCCCCGACCAAGGGCAATGCGGCCGCCGGCACCGTCAAATTCACCGAGGTCGACGGCGGCGTGCTCATCGACGCCAGCGTGACCGGACTCTCGCCCGGCAAGCATGGTTTTCACATCCACGAGAAGGGCGACTGCTCCGCGCCCGACGGCACCAGCGCCGGCGGCCATTTCAACCCGAGCGGCAAGCCGCACGGCGACCCGGCGAAAGGCGAGCGGCACCTCGGCGACATGCCGATGCTGGTCGCCGATGCGAACGGCAACGCTAAGCTGGGCACGATTCTCGAAGGACTCACGATCAGCGGCAAGGGCAACATCGTCGGCCTCGGCGTGATCGTGCACGCCGCCCCCGACGACTTCAAGACGCAGCCGACCGGCAATTCCGGCGCGCGTGTCGCGTGCGGCGTGATCGCGCGCCCGAAGTAG
- a CDS encoding cytochrome C — MKTAARLVLSLLACAAATAVLAADPAAAERGRYLVSIAGCNDCHTEGYAQSDGKVPEPQWLTGSAVGFSGPWGVSYPGNLRLVAAMLDEAGWLERVRQGGLPPMPWSSLRAMSESDLLAIYRYLRDLGAAGEPAPQAVAPGQPIATPHFVFVPQPPQPLKTGALAR; from the coding sequence ATGAAGACCGCTGCCCGCCTTGTCCTGTCCCTCCTTGCCTGCGCCGCCGCGACCGCCGTACTTGCCGCCGACCCCGCTGCGGCCGAGCGCGGCCGCTACCTCGTCTCGATCGCCGGCTGCAACGACTGCCATACCGAGGGCTATGCGCAGAGCGACGGCAAGGTGCCCGAGCCGCAGTGGCTCACCGGCTCGGCCGTCGGTTTCAGCGGGCCGTGGGGCGTGAGCTATCCCGGCAACCTGCGCCTTGTCGCCGCGATGCTCGACGAGGCGGGCTGGCTCGAGCGCGTGCGCCAGGGCGGCCTGCCGCCGATGCCGTGGTCGTCGCTGCGCGCGATGAGCGAATCCGATCTCCTCGCGATCTACCGCTACCTGCGCGACCTCGGCGCGGCCGGCGAGCCCGCGCCGCAGGCGGTCGCACCGGGGCAGCCGATCGCTACGCCGCACTTCGTGTTCGTCCCGCAGCCGCCGCAGCCGCTCAAGACCGGGGCGCTCGCGCGCTGA
- a CDS encoding alpha-ketoacid dehydrogenase subunit beta, with amino-acid sequence MSQITVNEAIAQAIAEEMRRDPAVLMFGEGVATKRGELVAEFGAARVRNTPLAEGIIAGTAAGAAASGLRPIVDLLFAPFLCFAMDEIVNSAGKLRYMSGGQFKFPMVVLAQSGAGWTVGAQHNHNLEAWFVHSPGLKVVMPSSAADFKGLLKAAIRDDNPVLFFMDLALGYQAGEVPAGEQLVPLGRAATLREGRDVTLVSYAKTVHYCVAAAETLAGQGISAEVIDLRSLKPLDEAAILVSVRKTGRVVVVHEASRLCGVGAEVAAIVAEHAFDALKAPVRRLTGPDTPAPSSWPLEQAFVPQADAIVAAARELVGTREYA; translated from the coding sequence ATGTCCCAGATCACCGTCAATGAAGCGATCGCCCAGGCGATCGCCGAGGAAATGCGCCGCGACCCCGCCGTGTTGATGTTCGGCGAAGGCGTCGCGACCAAGCGCGGCGAGCTCGTCGCCGAATTTGGCGCCGCGCGCGTGCGCAACACCCCGCTCGCCGAAGGCATCATCGCCGGCACTGCAGCGGGCGCCGCGGCGAGCGGCCTGCGCCCCATCGTCGACCTGCTGTTCGCGCCCTTCCTGTGCTTCGCGATGGACGAGATCGTCAACAGCGCCGGCAAGCTGCGCTACATGTCGGGCGGCCAATTCAAGTTCCCGATGGTCGTGCTCGCGCAGAGCGGCGCCGGCTGGACGGTCGGCGCGCAGCACAACCACAACCTCGAGGCCTGGTTCGTGCACAGCCCCGGCCTCAAGGTCGTGATGCCGTCGTCGGCCGCGGACTTCAAGGGCCTCCTCAAGGCCGCGATCCGCGACGACAACCCGGTGCTGTTCTTCATGGACCTCGCGCTCGGCTATCAGGCCGGAGAAGTGCCTGCGGGCGAGCAGCTCGTGCCGCTCGGGCGCGCCGCGACACTGCGCGAAGGGCGCGACGTCACGCTGGTGAGCTACGCCAAGACCGTGCACTACTGCGTCGCCGCCGCCGAGACGCTGGCCGGGCAGGGCATCTCCGCCGAAGTCATCGATCTGCGTTCGCTCAAGCCTCTCGACGAAGCGGCGATCCTCGTCTCGGTGCGCAAGACCGGCCGCGTCGTCGTCGTGCATGAGGCGAGCCGCCTGTGCGGCGTCGGCGCCGAGGTCGCCGCCATCGTCGCCGAGCACGCCTTCGATGCGCTCAAGGCCCCGGTGCGCCGCCTCACCGGCCCGGACACGCCGGCGCCCTCGTCGTGGCCGCTCGAACAGGCCTTCGTGCCGCAGGCCGACGCGATCGTCGCCGCGGCGCGCGAACTGGTCGGTACGCGCGAGTACGCCTGA
- a CDS encoding thiamine pyrophosphate-dependent dehydrogenase E1 component subunit alpha, which yields MQHSVQAPSPLALLETMMLIRAYEEALVGIAAGGNAPGTCTSVGQEAAAAGAVRALAPQDRILTNHRSAGHLLARGADPGRMIAEVLGKRTGYCKGKSGSLHISAAELGVVLTSTIVGGELSLAPGVALARTMTPGDDGIVATFFGDGAACEGVFHESLNLAVVWKLPILYVCENNEWQAFVHRRETMPMAYVRDWAAAHGLVAETVDGNDAEAVQAAAARLVARIRETGEPAFLETLTYRTRGHYEPDDQSYVDRTELAAWQARDPIELLANRLRAAGRLDDARLAQIRARVRAVIDEAVAFANASPYPEPAELFTDVYA from the coding sequence ATGCAACACAGCGTACAAGCCCCGTCCCCGCTCGCGCTGCTGGAGACGATGATGCTGATCCGTGCCTACGAGGAGGCCCTCGTCGGCATCGCCGCCGGCGGCAACGCGCCCGGCACCTGCACCTCGGTCGGCCAGGAGGCCGCCGCCGCGGGCGCCGTGCGGGCGCTCGCGCCGCAGGACCGCATCCTTACCAACCACCGCAGCGCCGGCCACCTCCTCGCGCGCGGCGCCGACCCCGGGCGCATGATCGCCGAGGTGCTCGGCAAGCGCACCGGCTACTGCAAGGGCAAGAGCGGCTCGCTGCACATCTCCGCGGCCGAACTGGGCGTCGTGCTCACCTCGACGATCGTCGGCGGCGAACTCTCGCTCGCGCCGGGCGTGGCATTGGCGCGCACGATGACGCCCGGCGATGACGGCATCGTCGCCACCTTCTTCGGCGACGGCGCCGCCTGCGAGGGCGTGTTCCACGAATCGCTCAACCTCGCCGTGGTGTGGAAGCTGCCCATTCTCTACGTGTGCGAAAACAACGAATGGCAGGCCTTCGTGCATCGGCGCGAGACCATGCCGATGGCGTACGTGCGCGACTGGGCCGCGGCGCACGGCCTCGTCGCCGAGACCGTGGACGGCAACGACGCCGAAGCCGTGCAGGCCGCGGCGGCGCGCCTGGTTGCGCGCATCCGCGAAACCGGCGAACCGGCCTTCCTCGAGACGCTGACCTACCGCACGCGCGGCCACTACGAGCCGGACGACCAGTCCTACGTCGACCGCACAGAACTCGCGGCGTGGCAGGCGCGCGACCCGATCGAACTGCTCGCCAACCGCCTGCGCGCCGCCGGCCGCCTCGACGACGCGCGCCTTGCGCAGATCCGCGCGCGCGTGCGGGCCGTGATCGACGAGGCGGTCGCCTTCGCCAACGCCTCGCCCTACCCGGAACCCGCAGAACTCTTCACCGACGTCTACGCGTAA
- a CDS encoding GAF domain-containing protein gives MTQRLDVIRDCLEGAVPGIMATCAADGTPNVAYLSQTEYVDGRHIALSYQFFNTTRRNILANPEARLIVTHPHTGERFRLRLRYLRTETAGPLFERMKAKLAGIASHTGMSGVFRLLGSDIYRVAEIERIPGAALAPPPPRASLLAALRAVSARIAGCRELDLLFSDTLDGLEAHFDIRHAMVLLLDGAGTRLYTIASRGYEASGVGSEIPLGQGVIGVAAREGTPIRIGYATLEYAYGRAIRAAAEANGLAAVLETEIPLPGLADSASQLAVPIRAAGRLLGVLYVESPHNLRFGYDDEDALVALAGQLGATMLSLQQASELQEEVLVPEPLAQPAAGRPVLVRHYAGDDSVFLDDDYLIKGVAGSIFWALVRDHVESGRSTFSNRELRLDPRIRLPDLSDNLEARLILLRRRLNERQACVRLEKAGRGRLLLTASRPLTLVEVGQGGARPDGACC, from the coding sequence ATGACGCAGCGGCTCGACGTGATCCGCGACTGCCTCGAAGGCGCGGTGCCGGGAATCATGGCCACCTGCGCGGCCGACGGCACGCCCAATGTCGCCTACCTGTCGCAGACCGAGTACGTGGACGGCCGCCACATCGCGCTGTCCTACCAGTTCTTCAACACCACGCGCCGCAACATCCTCGCGAACCCCGAGGCGCGCCTGATCGTCACGCACCCGCACACGGGCGAGCGCTTCCGTCTGCGCCTGCGCTACCTGCGCACCGAAACCGCCGGCCCGCTGTTCGAGCGCATGAAGGCCAAGCTCGCCGGCATCGCGTCGCACACCGGCATGAGCGGCGTGTTCCGCCTGCTCGGTTCGGACATCTACCGCGTCGCCGAGATCGAGCGCATCCCCGGCGCCGCGCTCGCGCCGCCGCCCCCGCGCGCGAGCCTGCTCGCCGCGTTGCGCGCGGTGTCGGCGCGCATCGCCGGCTGCCGCGAGCTGGACTTGCTGTTCAGCGACACGCTCGACGGGCTGGAAGCGCATTTCGACATCCGCCACGCGATGGTGCTCCTGCTCGACGGGGCGGGCACGCGCCTGTACACGATCGCCAGCCGCGGCTACGAGGCCTCCGGCGTCGGCTCCGAAATCCCGCTCGGCCAGGGCGTGATCGGGGTGGCCGCACGCGAAGGCACGCCGATCCGCATCGGCTACGCGACGCTCGAATACGCCTACGGGCGCGCAATCCGCGCCGCAGCCGAGGCGAACGGCCTCGCTGCCGTGCTGGAAACCGAGATCCCGCTGCCCGGCCTTGCCGATTCGGCCAGCCAGCTCGCGGTGCCGATCCGCGCCGCCGGGCGCCTGCTCGGCGTGCTCTACGTCGAGAGTCCGCACAACCTGCGCTTCGGCTACGACGACGAGGATGCGCTGGTCGCGCTCGCCGGCCAGCTCGGCGCGACGATGCTGTCGCTGCAGCAGGCGAGCGAACTCCAGGAGGAGGTTCTCGTGCCCGAACCGCTGGCGCAGCCCGCCGCCGGTCGCCCGGTGCTCGTGCGCCACTACGCCGGGGACGACAGCGTCTTCCTCGACGACGACTACCTCATCAAGGGCGTCGCCGGGTCGATCTTCTGGGCGCTGGTGCGCGACCACGTCGAATCCGGCCGCAGCACCTTCAGCAACCGCGAGCTGCGCCTCGACCCGCGCATCCGCCTGCCGGACCTCTCCGACAACCTCGAGGCGCGCCTGATCCTCCTGCGTCGCCGCCTCAACGAGCGGCAGGCCTGCGTGCGCCTGGAAAAGGCCGGGCGCGGGCGCCTGCTGCTCACCGCGTCGCGTCCGCTCACCCTCGTCGAGGTCGGGCAGGGCGGTGCGCGCCCCGACGGCGCCTGCTGCTGA